Within Planctomycetaceae bacterium, the genomic segment GCATACGACGGTTGTGCTGGCGGCTGCGGAACTGTGCGCGGAAATCGCCGGGCAGGTTCCGAAGTCATCACTGCCGGCCGTTCGGCTGCGGTTCCTGTTTCAGGCGGCGGAAGAAACCTGCGAAGGCGCGGCCTGGATGATTGAAGACGGAGCGCTGGATGGCGTGAAATGTATTCTGGGACTGCATGTCGAGCCCGCTCAGCCAGCCGGCCGGATCGGCGTCTGCTACGGAGTTCTGACCGCGCAGGTGGATGAAGTGGCCATCGCGATTCACGGCACGGGCGGCCACACGGCCCGGCCTCACAACACGACTGATCCCGTCGCCGCGGCGGCGATGCTGATCTGCAACCTGTACCAGATCCTTCCCAGAACCGTCGATGTGCGCGACGCGTCCGTGTTCACGGTCGGGCAAATCGTCGGCGGGACCGCGTCCAACGTGATTCCGGACGAAGTACGGATCGCGGGCACTCTGCGGACCATCGATCGCGAAAGCCGCGAAAAGCTGCTGGAACGAATTCGAACCACCGCTCAGCACATCGGTCAGTTAACGGGCAACGAAGTTCGCGTCGAATTTCGCAAGCCGCTTGGTTCCGTCCGCAACGACACGTCTGTCACCGCGGCGTTCGAACTGGCCGGACGGCATGTGCTGGGCGAATCCGGCGTCGTCCGGCTGAGTCGGCCAAGCATGGGCGGCGAAGATTTTGCCGTCTACCTGGACCATGTGCCGGGAGCACAAATCCGTCTTGGCTGCGCGGGACCGACGCCCGACGGAGAATCCTGGCCGCTGCTGCATTCCCCGGTGTTCGACATCGATGAACGGGCCATCAGCCTGGGAATCCGGATCCTGGTGCGCACAGCGCTGCTGCTGGCCGCGGCCGGTGCGGATCCCGTGAAGTGACACGGCGTTTCGTGGCAACGAACAGACGCCGAAAAACCGGCCACCCGTCAATACGCCAGCAGCAGTTGCAGCGACGCTCCGTGGAACATCACCGTATCGTTTCTGTCCAGACCCGTCCCGGTCAAAAAGCCGGATCGTGATAGCTGGCCGGGTGCGGTCGCGACGCCGTGCAGTCCAAGCACGTGATAGCCGGCCTGCAGCGACAGGTTGTTGCAAAGTCGCCGCCGCGCAACGATGCCGAATTCGCCGGAACCCGCGACGCTCAGTTGATCGCCGTTTGCAGTGAACGTCGTCGCCGGTGCTGAGAAGTTCGTCAGCGAACTGAATTGTCCGGCGTCATTCAGATACAGACCCGCCTTGCCGTAGAACTGTACGCAGCAGTCGCAGCCCGCCAGCAGATCGCAGACCAGGCCGGTCTGCAGCCCGATCAGATCGTTGTCCGCCGCGACTGTGAACAGGATATCGCCGACTCCGGGTCCGCTGGTGAGCCGATTCAGCAGCCGCTCGTTCAATTGCATGTAGCGAAGTCCGTACAATAGAGTCGTGCGGCTGCCGATGCAGCGCCGGGCATTCGCTTCGACGCTCATCAGACGCGATGAGTACACGCTGGTGACGTCTCGCCCGCCCGTGACAAACGTCTGCGGATTCGTGTGGATCACCAGAGGATTGCCGTTCAGACGCAGCGTGCGCGAATCAGACCAGTCGTCAACATTGAAGAACCGGAATTCCAGATCGGTGGCGGAATCAAACGCGCGATGCCGCGTCAGTCCGAGATCCATGCCGGCGGCCCATCCAGGGTTAAAGTCGGCGGCATTCAGCCCCGCGCCCGGCGCGGCGGGATCGGAAATCAGCGGCTGGAATTTCGGCATCGCCCGGTGCACGAAGACCGCGCCGACGCTGGCTGTCCAGGTTTGGCACGGGTCGCAACACGCGTTGGCGAAACAGCAGTTGTCGTTCGGACCGACGCGCAGAAGGTCTCCGATTGGCCGCAATGGATCATCGTCGCAGGTGGCACCGCAGGACGCTGGACGAACCGTCAGCGGCGATGACTCAGCTTCGGAGTCCGGTCCATTCGAATCCGAAGTCAGCAGCGACGCGGTCAGGAACTGCGGAACCCAGTTATCGTCTCCCGGCGCGAAGTGGGAATTCTCCCCCTGCGCCGCGATCGAATTCACGCAGACACAAACCGTGACCACCAGGCTCACCATCCGTACCGCCGATCGGCAGGCGTGGGTGACCAGCATTTTCGTCGACCTCCTTTGCGACCAGTGAACGCATCCTCACTGCGATCGTGTGTTCACTGACTGTCCGCGGCGCAGCTCGATGGCGGATCGCGCGGCACGTACTGACGCGAGTAGTTTTCGGTTTCTGCGAGCCATGCCGCCACAGGCTGGGCAATCTTCTGCACACATCATTGCGTTGTTCCATCACGTGTCGTGCCGTCACCGTTCTTTTCGTCAAACTCCATTTCGCGCGGCGGCTTTGAACGCGTCTGCGCAGAGCGAAGCCGTAAGCGCTGCGGGCGCTGCGAACGTGACGGATTTCGCGGCCTGTGCCAACTGCGTTTGGCCGAGCGCCTTGCGGGGTCACGTCGACAGCGAAATCCCTTCGCCCTCAGCGACTGCGACTTAAGTTGCGAAGGCGGGATTTGCGCGATCGCGGCATCGCTGGTCGGCATCGAAGTGGTAGCTTCGAGCGACTGATTTCCGCCACGCGCCGGCTTCGGATTCACAGTGTCTGAGCCGCCTGATCGCGTGGCCACCATGCCCTGGTGGCTTCCCCCACCGATCCTGTGTTCATCAGAGATTTCCATGCGTTCAACGCCGACACGGTCCCGATTCTCATTGCTCACCGAACAACTGAAACGATGTCTGGATCCGACCGCGTGCCGGCATTCGCTTCGAAGTCGCCGCAGTCGTCGGCACGCAGGCCGCATCAGCAATGTGCAGGACCTGGAATCGCGTCTGTTGCTGGCGGTGACTCCCGCTGTCGCCGTGAACGCGCCCGGCGAGACGTTTATCGGAGAGAGCTTCGACCTGCAGCTGAGTTTCGACAACACCGGCACCGGGGCAGAAACCGGCTACGGTCCGATCATCGACGTCATCCTGCCCGTCAACGGAGCAGACGGAGCGGCGGGAACGTCAACCGCGGACGGATTTAACACCACGGGCTCGGCCACGTATCTCGGCGCCAGCGTCACCACGATTGATCTGACGTTTCCCGATGACGGCGGCGGCACGGGCAGTGTCCAGCATCCGTACTTCGTCGACGCATCGGGAGCACCGCTGACCGTTTCAGGAACGGCCGGCGACAAACTTGTGGTGATCGAGCTGCCGTTCGGATCGTTCACTCCCGACCAGCCCGCGGCGACCGTTGTGCTACCCGTGCAGATGTCGAACCTTGCAGACCTGGGCACTGCGCTGGACATTCGTGCTCGCGCGGGATTCCGGTTCGGCACAGATCCGCTTGACAACCCGGCGTCGGACCCGTCGCTGCTGAGTCCGGGTGATGCCAGCGCGGACAGTTCCACATGGACCGAAGTCGGCAGCACCACGCCGATTCTTGTTCAACTGGAAAAACGCAATCTCGCCGACGAGCAGGAAACAGCCACCGGTCCGAACTTCGTGCAGACTTATGAAATCGCCCTGCGCGTCGCCGAAGGACAGACGATCACGAACTTCGACATCACCGACCTGCTGCCGCCGGAACTTGTCTATGTCGGCGACGCCAGCGTCAGCTTCACAGCTGGTTCCGGAGCAACAGTGTCCGGAATGTCGATCATCGATTCACCGCCGGCTGATTTCAGTCCGCACGCGGCACCGGACAATGACCTTGTCGTTCGCTTCAACAGTGTGACGGGCGGAACGAACAACAGCGGTCTGACGCTGACATTCGACTTCTATGTCAATGAATTCAACGCGGCCGGAGCCAGCGTGCTGCCGCCGTCGACGGCAGACGATTTTGTTTCGCAGAATGAAGCGTTCGCCATCGGCGACTGGACACCGATCGACGGCCGCGACGCGGGAGGCACCGACAACGTTGTCGCTCACGAAAACGTCGCGGGACCGGATGACGATCTGGAAGACCAGAGCATCGCCGTTCAGAAATCGCTCATCATTCACACCGACAACGGTGCTGCCGGATTCACGCCGGGCGACGTGTTGGAATACACGCTGCAGTTTCAGGTCAGCGACTACTTCGCGTTTGAAGACGTGAATCTGACCGACCTGCTGTCCGACGGCCAGCGCCTGGACGATTCCTTTACGCCGAGGCTGTTCGTTCAGGAACATGGCAACACGTCGTCCGCAGCGTCGTTTGCGTTTGCGAACTTCACCGTCGCCGACAACTTCAGCGGTTTGACCGATGCCGGAGTCGCGGCCGGCAGCGGCCCGTCGCACGTCGTTGACGGTTCCGTACCGGTCGGTTCGCAGGAACTTCGCTTCCGCATTTCGGACGAACTGACGACTCGCGGCGGCACGTTTGCCGACGGTCAGCTTGTCGGCGGCGCGATCCCCGACGGCGGAACCGGCGGCCCTGACCCGGACGCCGGACCGACGCTGCCGTTCGGAGCCACGCTGGGTACGATTGTGTACCGCGTCATTGTGCAGGACAGATTCAGCGACGATTTTCCGTCCGGTGACCGATCCGTCGACGAGGGCGACACGCTTTCCAACTCCGCCGTGATCGACGGTGCCGTGCTGAATTTCAGTGACCTGACGGCAAACGGAAATCGCGAAGCCGACGACACGGCCGAAAGCTTCGAAATCGAACGCGGCTCACTGACCAAATCCATCTACGCGGTTAATGGCAGTACAAGTTTCTCAACGCCCGTTCAGGTCGCGCCGGGAGACACGGTGACCTATCGCTTCATGCTGACGCTGCCTTCCACGGATATCGAAGATCTGGCGTTTGTCGATTACCTGCCGCTGCCGGTCTTTGATGCACTGGAAGTCAACGGCCCGTTCACAACCACCATCAGCGCGACTCCGCCGGCCGCCGGACACGCGAAGTACGGACCGGCGGAATCGTTCTATCCGATCAGCGTGGCTCTGGGCGCCGGATTCGGTCTGCGTCCAACCATTTCGCGAGACGCCAGCGCCAACAGTGTGACGTTCACGTATGGCGACTACGACAGCCCGCTGAATACGGCCACCGTCATCGACATTTTGTTCACCGTGACGGTCAGCGACGACCCGTTCGCCGACGGCCTGTTCCTGACCAACCAGGTTCGGCAGGTCGAGGATTCCACAAATGCGGGCAGCTTCGTGCAGGACGCCATCGTTCAACTTGAACTGACCGAACCCGATCTGGAAATCACCAAGGGCGTCGTCAGCAACGGCAACAGTTCAGGAACGTACAGCCCGGGCACCGTCGGCCCCGTTTCGTTTTCCGGCCCCGGCGGCGGAGACAACAACGTCGCCACCGCCGAATTCAGCGGCACGATCAATTCAACGAACCTGGCCGCGACTCCGATCGACAGCAACCTCGCGGGGATCGACGGCGGCGAACTTGTGAAGTTTGCGATCGTGATTGAAAACGTCGGTTCCAGCCGCAACGGCGCGTTCGACGTGCAGATTTCCGATTCGCTGCCGGCCGGCTTTTCCGTTCCCGGTTCCGGGCTGAATCTCAGCGTCACCGACGGTACCGGAGCCGCCGTGGCCTTCACGGATCTCGGCGGCGGCCTGTTCGGATCCGGCCTGCGGCTTGACGACGGCGCGACCGGAGCCATCGCCGAATTCGATGCCACCAGCGGCACCAACATCGTTGTGATCACGTACGAC encodes:
- a CDS encoding amidohydrolase, with translation MHFDESSILPPSSRSLESLHDVCQAVDQGTARHEAEWIKLRRQMHCAPEPSGAEIETSRLILQRLQVAGMKAHIPDRRVGVIADLVLGDADEHSPVIALRADIDALRMTDQKTVSYSSNREGLAHTCGHDVHTTVVLAAAELCAEIAGQVPKSSLPAVRLRFLFQAAEETCEGAAWMIEDGALDGVKCILGLHVEPAQPAGRIGVCYGVLTAQVDEVAIAIHGTGGHTARPHNTTDPVAAAAMLICNLYQILPRTVDVRDASVFTVGQIVGGTASNVIPDEVRIAGTLRTIDRESREKLLERIRTTAQHIGQLTGNEVRVEFRKPLGSVRNDTSVTAAFELAGRHVLGESGVVRLSRPSMGGEDFAVYLDHVPGAQIRLGCAGPTPDGESWPLLHSPVFDIDERAISLGIRILVRTALLLAAAGADPVK